Proteins found in one Maridesulfovibrio sp. genomic segment:
- a CDS encoding type I restriction endonuclease subunit R, producing the protein MTSNKYTEDTLVQQTTAEYMETQLGWESVYAYNTETYGPDGTLGRGSDKEVVLTRYLRDALVKLNPGLPDTAYDDAVRKITTAVSSQTMLATNQEKYKLIVDGVQVRFRNAKDERVTERLKVLDFNDPENNRFHCVRELWIKGDLYRRRADIIGFVNGLPLLFMELKNVHRDIRAAYEQNFKDYKDTVPHLFHHNAIVVLANGMDAKLGSVSSKFEHFNDWKRLDEEDPGVVDMETLLKGVCNKANFIDLMENFILFDESAGEPRKILARNHQFLGVNRAIRAVEDRSNRMGKLGVFWHTQGAGKSYSIVFFTRKVHRKLGGNFSFVILTDREDLDTQLYKTFAGCGVVDNDRDPCRASSAQHLSSLLTQHKAYVFSLIQKFNQEVTSAEGYTDRDDVIVITDEAHRTQYGTLALNLRNALPNASYIGFTGTPLFSDDQITRRVFGEYISTYDFQRAVEDKATVPLYYDARGEKLGIAVKDLNERIAEKLDELEIDDIDVEQRLQGELKRDYHIITAGDRLDQIAQDFVLHYSKAWETGKVMLVCIDKITCVRMHGLVLDHWKQRIVDLEKDLKSATDDQDEIYRRRQIQWMKDTVTAVIVSEEQGEVEKFRKWDLDIKPHRRLIKEGIDLPESMRSKPQFRNMQRMGLEDAFKETEHPFRIAIVCAMWLTGFDVPSLSTLYLDKPLKAHTLMQAIARANRVSDGKNNGLIVDYCGILKNLRKALATFAGTVDTGHGGEGGTGGEVDPTRPEEELLAELSEAIAFVRGFLSKNNASLDDIINKTGFERNAAILAAKEAANFNDQTRKRFEVMCREVFKKFKACINVKGINDHRADYDAINVIYKSLQKDKEKADISDIIRRLHEVVDEAIEVDHSQTGHDSKPYDISAIDFDKLRKEFETSPRQRTTVQSLKDAIEQKVNRLLMQNPLRTDFQQHYEGIVAEYNREKDRATIEKTFEALVKFVEVLNTEETRALREGLTEETLAIFDLLKKEDLHKKDIKRIKAVAVELLDKLKSEKLKIDNWRAKEATRDAVRTAIKDFLWDESIGLPVDSYEENEVLQKTNEVYTHVFRAYPTVPSPYFGAVS; encoded by the coding sequence GTGACATCTAACAAATACACCGAAGACACCCTAGTCCAGCAAACCACAGCCGAGTACATGGAAACCCAACTCGGCTGGGAATCCGTGTACGCATATAATACCGAAACATACGGCCCAGACGGAACTCTGGGGCGAGGATCGGATAAGGAAGTTGTACTTACTCGATACCTGCGGGACGCCTTGGTAAAACTCAATCCAGGTCTACCGGATACAGCCTATGACGATGCCGTCCGTAAAATAACTACCGCTGTATCCAGCCAGACCATGCTGGCGACAAACCAAGAAAAGTACAAACTTATCGTGGACGGTGTACAGGTCAGATTCCGTAACGCTAAAGACGAGAGAGTTACGGAACGCCTCAAAGTGCTGGACTTTAACGATCCCGAAAACAATCGCTTCCACTGTGTGAGAGAGCTATGGATAAAAGGTGACCTTTACCGAAGGCGTGCGGACATAATCGGATTTGTAAACGGTCTTCCCCTGCTGTTCATGGAATTGAAGAATGTCCACAGGGATATACGGGCAGCTTACGAGCAGAATTTCAAAGATTATAAGGATACTGTCCCTCACTTATTCCACCATAACGCTATCGTAGTCCTCGCAAATGGAATGGATGCCAAGCTAGGTTCGGTCTCAAGCAAATTTGAGCACTTCAATGACTGGAAACGGTTGGACGAGGAAGATCCGGGCGTCGTGGACATGGAGACCTTACTGAAAGGAGTCTGTAACAAGGCTAACTTCATCGACCTCATGGAAAACTTCATCCTCTTTGACGAATCAGCGGGGGAACCACGTAAGATCCTTGCCCGCAACCATCAATTCCTTGGAGTAAACCGCGCTATAAGAGCAGTCGAAGACCGTAGCAACCGTATGGGTAAGCTTGGGGTCTTCTGGCATACTCAAGGGGCAGGAAAGAGCTACTCTATCGTCTTCTTCACCCGTAAAGTACATCGTAAACTGGGCGGCAACTTCAGTTTCGTCATCCTTACGGACAGAGAAGATCTGGATACCCAGCTATACAAAACATTTGCCGGATGCGGTGTTGTGGATAATGATCGTGATCCCTGCCGCGCTTCAAGTGCTCAGCATCTCAGTTCCCTGCTGACACAGCATAAAGCTTACGTCTTCTCGTTGATCCAAAAATTCAATCAAGAGGTTACATCAGCAGAAGGCTACACTGACCGAGATGATGTAATTGTAATTACTGACGAAGCACACCGCACTCAATATGGAACACTGGCCCTGAATTTACGCAATGCACTACCTAATGCCAGCTACATAGGTTTCACCGGCACTCCGCTCTTCTCTGACGACCAAATAACCCGTCGAGTCTTCGGTGAGTATATTTCGACATATGACTTTCAACGAGCAGTCGAAGATAAGGCTACTGTCCCCCTCTACTACGATGCCAGAGGGGAAAAATTAGGAATTGCCGTAAAGGACCTCAACGAACGCATAGCCGAGAAACTGGATGAACTGGAAATCGACGACATCGACGTAGAGCAGAGACTCCAAGGTGAGCTGAAACGAGACTACCACATCATTACCGCAGGCGACCGGTTAGATCAAATTGCCCAAGATTTTGTACTACATTATTCAAAAGCATGGGAGACCGGTAAGGTCATGCTGGTCTGCATTGATAAGATCACCTGCGTTAGGATGCATGGTCTTGTTTTAGATCATTGGAAGCAACGCATCGTAGACCTGGAAAAAGATCTTAAATCCGCAACTGATGATCAGGATGAAATTTATAGGCGCAGACAGATCCAGTGGATGAAAGACACTGTGACGGCTGTGATTGTAAGCGAAGAACAAGGTGAAGTTGAGAAGTTCCGTAAATGGGATCTCGATATCAAACCGCATCGACGCCTCATTAAAGAAGGCATTGATCTTCCCGAATCCATGCGCAGCAAGCCTCAATTCAGAAACATGCAGCGGATGGGACTTGAAGATGCTTTCAAAGAAACTGAGCATCCATTCCGAATCGCTATAGTCTGTGCCATGTGGCTTACTGGGTTCGATGTTCCAAGTCTTTCTACTCTTTACCTCGATAAACCACTCAAAGCACATACCTTGATGCAGGCCATTGCTCGTGCCAATAGAGTCAGCGATGGGAAGAACAATGGCTTAATTGTAGACTACTGCGGCATACTGAAGAATTTACGTAAGGCACTAGCAACATTTGCTGGAACTGTTGATACTGGGCATGGCGGCGAAGGAGGAACTGGAGGAGAGGTTGATCCTACTAGGCCCGAAGAGGAACTTCTGGCCGAATTATCAGAAGCGATAGCCTTTGTCCGGGGCTTCCTGTCCAAGAATAATGCATCGCTAGACGATATTATTAACAAGACAGGCTTTGAGCGTAATGCTGCTATTCTTGCAGCCAAAGAGGCGGCTAACTTCAACGACCAGACCCGTAAAAGGTTTGAAGTTATGTGCCGGGAAGTCTTCAAGAAATTCAAGGCATGCATAAATGTCAAAGGAATCAACGACCACCGGGCAGACTATGATGCCATAAACGTGATTTACAAAAGCCTCCAGAAGGATAAAGAGAAGGCGGACATCTCAGACATTATCCGCCGTCTTCATGAAGTAGTGGATGAAGCGATTGAAGTAGACCACAGCCAAACCGGCCATGACAGTAAGCCATATGACATCAGTGCCATAGACTTCGACAAACTCAGGAAAGAATTCGAAACCAGCCCGAGACAACGTACAACGGTCCAAAGCCTAAAGGACGCCATTGAGCAGAAGGTAAACCGCCTCCTGATGCAGAACCCTTTACGGACAGATTTCCAACAGCACTATGAAGGCATCGTTGCCGAGTATAATAGAGAAAAGGATCGAGCTACGATCGAGAAAACCTTCGAGGCTTTGGTCAAATTTGTAGAGGTCTTAAATACTGAAGAGACCAGAGCTCTCCGTGAAGGCCTCACAGAAGAAACCCTTGCGATATTT